One part of the Megachile rotundata isolate GNS110a chromosome 16, iyMegRotu1, whole genome shotgun sequence genome encodes these proteins:
- the LOC100877593 gene encoding ribosome biogenesis protein NOP53 → MPAIKSKKRKVSKKTKKAWRKHVDTKDIDKFLEDSRLEERLGGSFAARKDSELFVISTEPEVLPKKTRRELLKSKEPRCFNILKPHTAVPDPITKRNRVRTKEERKNALVLRKEAYRKAQGIVKLKDRIRLKNQMLAMKKRLSKPKRGEFNVDVWKDKLEKQLGIDTEWMSPDTLRHTLTHFGMKKKRIPTSLRKKPSVLPAIEPPHPGTSYNPSYEDHQNLLQEVAQKEMELIKQEEHLDRVTTKMFRKVSPEEREENALKDMLEGLKPEENNDSDKDDDPTVKSVNPPVRNEKKTRVQRRKQKEQKALAYKKQQEKLEKKKVSDIYKLRLFNKQLASKERKEKVQKERKLKKKALKALGPKTLSKVKFEPLETDFKLATELTGNLRNAEPITNLLQDRFKSLQQRNIIAPAKLKLNRDKAKVKRYIKPDHKIDMSKIKLGDNKV, encoded by the exons ATGCCTGCGATTAAAAGTAAAAAGCGTAAAGTATCAAAAAAGACAAAAAAGGCATGGCGAAAACATGTTGACACAAAGGATATTGACAAATTTTTGGAGGACTCGAGATTAGAGGAGAGGTTAGGTGGTTCGTTTGCTGCACGCAAAGATTCTGAACTGTTTGTAATCTCTACAGAACCGGAGGTTCTTCCTAAAAAAACACGCCGAGAATTATTGAAATCAAAGGAACCACgatgtttcaatattttgaaaCCTCATACAGCTGTACCAGATCCAATAACAAAAAGAAATCGTGTAAGaacgaaagaagaaagaaaaaatgcaCTGGTTCTACGAAAGGAAGCCTATAGGAAGGCGCAAGGAATAGTAAAATTGAAAGACAGAATAAGGTTGAAGAATCAGATGTTAGCTATGAAGAAAAGATTAAGCAAACCTAAAAGAGGTGAGTTTAACGTTGATGTTTGGAAAGACAAGTTGGAGAAACAACTTGGAATTGATACCGAATGGATGTCTCCGGATACTCTCAGGCATACATTGACTCATTTTGGGATGAAGAAAAAGAGAATACCAACTTCTTTACGCAAAAAACCATCTGTATTACCAGCAATTGAACCACCTCATCCAGGAACTTCTTATAATCCTTCGTATGAAGATCATCAAAATTTGTTACAAGAAGTAGCACAGAAGGAAATGGAATTAATAAAGCAAGAAGAACATTTAGACAGAGTGACTACAAAAATGTTTAGAAAg GTTTCACctgaagaaagagaagaaaatgcGCTAAAAGACATGTTGGAAGGTTTGAAACCAGAAGAAAATAATGATTCTGACAAAGATGATGACCCAACAGTAAAATCTGTAAATCCACCtgttagaaatgaaaaaaagacACGTGTTCAGAGACGTAAACAGAAAGAGCAAAAAGCACTAGCATATAAGAAACAgcaagaaaaattagaaaagaagaaagtttcagatatatataaattaagatTATTTAACAAACAGTTAGCTtcaaaagaaagaaaggaaaaagtaCAAAAGGAacggaaattaaaaaagaaagcaCTAAAGGCACTGGGTCCAAAAACTCTTAGCAAAGTTAAATTTGAACCCTTGGAAACTGATTTCAAACTGGCTACTGAATTAACTGGAAATTTACGTAATGCTGAACCAATAACTAATCTTTTGCAAGATAGATTTAAGTCTCTTCAACAGAGAAATATTATTGCTCCTGCTAAGCTTAAACT gAACCGAGATAAGGCGAAAGTAAAACGCTATATTAAACCAGATCACAAAATCGATATGTCTAAAATCAAGTTGGGAGATAATAAAGTATAA